The following proteins are encoded in a genomic region of Lactiplantibacillus plantarum:
- a CDS encoding ATP-binding protein, producing the protein MENVTKLFNQATIQKVVAARGIDTTKLPTKEELDHQTIDRANAGVIANRKRYYYRMSVWSGGVPLRFSFNDWQVDKQPNQAKARELGNQAFKLARQLETNQFNVALAGGPGVGKTSLALAIMYQLMNAGQTAMFVSTAELLRLVNEKYEAPDVRQRLLYILKGMQNVDVLVLDDFGTEGGKPTEKGFYKPVHKDLQTLMYQVANARCDFDHNEVKHITIITTNNTRKQLESMYDGRTIDRLYTKDTSCQLLFDNMEGVRSV; encoded by the coding sequence ATGGAAAATGTAACGAAGCTATTCAATCAAGCCACGATTCAGAAAGTAGTAGCGGCTAGGGGAATTGATACAACTAAGTTGCCAACCAAAGAAGAATTAGATCATCAAACGATTGATCGGGCGAATGCGGGCGTAATTGCTAACCGAAAACGGTATTACTATCGCATGTCAGTCTGGTCTGGAGGCGTGCCACTACGATTTAGCTTTAATGATTGGCAGGTTGATAAACAGCCTAATCAAGCTAAAGCTAGAGAACTTGGTAATCAAGCATTTAAGTTAGCTAGGCAATTAGAGACTAACCAGTTCAACGTAGCACTAGCAGGCGGACCTGGCGTTGGTAAAACATCATTAGCGCTAGCAATCATGTATCAGCTAATGAATGCAGGACAGACAGCAATGTTTGTCTCAACAGCTGAGTTGCTACGGCTGGTTAATGAAAAGTATGAAGCACCGGATGTACGTCAACGTTTACTATACATTCTAAAAGGCATGCAAAACGTTGATGTTCTAGTTTTAGACGATTTTGGTACTGAAGGTGGTAAGCCAACTGAAAAGGGGTTCTACAAGCCAGTACACAAAGATTTGCAGACACTGATGTATCAAGTGGCGAATGCGCGTTGTGATTTTGATCATAACGAAGTCAAACATATAACCATCATTACGACTAACAACACACGTAAGCAATTAGAAAGTATGTATGATGGCAGAACAATCGACCGCTTATATACCAAGGATACTAGCTGTCAATTGCTGTTTGACAACATGGAAGGAGTCAGAAGTGTATGA
- a CDS encoding RinA family transcriptional regulator, giving the protein MKRTTIRKVEDILRDYPKIDKYIEKREQELRYPTVPRDDNVGGGKAQYKYPDTALNTLITIDDDRRINTLKRQREVIDDCLDGVGRDTEVIINELYFKKHQQYTIDGLIANHMINVSRRKAFDLKKTFINDCAKGFGLYEI; this is encoded by the coding sequence GTGAAACGAACGACGATTAGAAAAGTTGAAGATATTCTACGTGACTATCCCAAAATTGACAAGTATATCGAGAAACGTGAACAGGAATTACGTTATCCAACTGTACCTCGTGATGATAATGTCGGAGGTGGCAAAGCACAATACAAGTATCCAGATACGGCGTTAAATACGCTCATTACAATTGACGATGATCGGCGCATTAACACATTGAAGCGTCAGCGAGAAGTAATTGATGATTGTTTAGACGGCGTTGGCCGTGATACAGAAGTAATTATAAATGAGCTATATTTTAAGAAACACCAGCAGTACACAATTGACGGATTAATTGCAAATCATATGATAAATGTTAGCCGTCGAAAAGCATTTGACTTAAAGAAAACTTTTATCAACGATTGCGCTAAGGGGTTTGGATTGTACGAAATATAA
- a CDS encoding HNH endonuclease produces the protein MPRTRRCRYPNCHAMVTFPDHYCQQHYEHEAEYLASRQRWARSNDKQYTHKYNTVTRYRNEDKRQQYSFYRTRQWSHLRQRVLERDHYLCAYCKVQGVITPAKTADHIVPIEFDETLKANVDNLAVICGSCHRAKTDWEQSYYGTGQGNELQNVTPINDVSAIVVLMNEE, from the coding sequence ATGCCAAGGACAAGAAGATGCCGCTATCCTAACTGCCATGCGATGGTCACTTTCCCTGACCACTATTGTCAGCAGCACTATGAGCATGAAGCTGAGTACTTGGCTAGTCGGCAACGTTGGGCACGTAGCAATGATAAACAATACACACACAAGTACAACACGGTTACACGTTATCGTAATGAAGACAAGCGTCAACAATACAGCTTCTATCGGACAAGGCAATGGTCACATCTAAGGCAACGAGTCCTAGAGCGTGACCATTACTTATGTGCTTACTGTAAAGTGCAAGGCGTTATCACGCCTGCTAAGACAGCCGATCATATTGTGCCAATTGAGTTTGATGAAACGTTGAAAGCTAACGTTGATAACTTAGCTGTAATTTGTGGGAGCTGTCATCGTGCTAAGACGGACTGGGAACAATCATACTATGGCACCGGTCAAGGAAACGAGTTGCAAAACGTTACGCCAATCAATGATGTATCAGCAATCGTTGTGTTAATGAA
- a CDS encoding YopX family protein, with amino-acid sequence MIKFRAWDKATSSYRKVLEIEFYPDGELKKVKVAGLQRKGAITPDKLVLEQFTGLTDMSDKDIYEGDILQPVISYTKRNIGKPFEVKKGNYVYGKWIAKDVFSKEFGVDGYYFSNEMRLIGNVHTNPELLEEKNDN; translated from the coding sequence ATGATTAAGTTTAGAGCGTGGGACAAAGCGACAAGTAGCTATCGTAAGGTGCTAGAAATTGAGTTTTACCCTGACGGCGAGTTAAAAAAAGTCAAAGTAGCAGGCCTTCAACGTAAAGGCGCAATAACACCTGACAAGCTGGTGCTAGAGCAGTTTACCGGCCTGACAGACATGAGTGACAAAGATATCTATGAAGGCGATATTTTACAGCCAGTCATTTCTTACACTAAGAGGAATATTGGCAAACCTTTTGAAGTTAAGAAAGGCAATTATGTATACGGTAAATGGATTGCTAAGGATGTTTTTAGCAAGGAATTTGGCGTAGATGGGTACTATTTCAGTAATGAAATGCGGCTAATTGGCAACGTACACACTAACCCGGAACTATTGGAGGAAAAAAATGACAATTGA